One window of Streptomyces sp. FIT100 genomic DNA carries:
- a CDS encoding adenosine deaminase gives MRTVRPLRPALPAAGLACLAGLAVLPSLAPLPAPTAAARQPGPSAPRPVSGAERRVSAYLESVRDRPEALRAFFRALPKGGDLHNHLSGAAATEFLIRLAGEDGLCIDLATTTAVPPPCGAGTRPAADAATDPALHRTILRAWSMQDFPPGQPGHDHFFATFEKFGAVSEPNRGRLRADVAASAVAQNQLYLESMVTPVAAGAQRLAEAVGHDDDLRALHRKLLAGGRMDRLVAEARQEADAADAQFRTAARCETPSPAPACDLPVRWISHAYRGSSPEMAFTQLVLGMRLAERDRRFVGVNLVQPEDWPVSLRDYRLHMRMTRLLHRIYPGAHITLHAGELAPGLVKPEELTFHIREAVLTGRAERIGHGVDLRHEDDRRELARTMARRGIAVETPLTSNAQILGVSGAEHPFPTYRRFGVPVVLATDDPGVSRTDISHEYERAAVTYGLRYPELKDLARASLEYAFLPGRSLWRPGTVRPGDRPALAAPCRRELPGERTPRPSCARLLAESPRAELQWRLESAFAAFEDAGPQGVTEASPS, from the coding sequence CTGCGCACTGTCCGTCCACTGCGCCCCGCCCTTCCCGCCGCCGGTCTCGCCTGCCTCGCCGGTCTCGCCGTACTGCCCTCGCTGGCCCCGCTGCCCGCGCCGACCGCCGCCGCACGGCAGCCCGGCCCTTCCGCACCGCGGCCGGTGTCCGGCGCGGAGCGGCGCGTGTCCGCGTACCTGGAGTCCGTACGGGACCGGCCCGAGGCGCTGCGCGCCTTCTTCCGCGCCCTGCCCAAGGGCGGCGATCTGCACAACCACCTGTCCGGCGCGGCGGCCACCGAGTTCCTGATCCGGCTCGCGGGCGAGGACGGCCTCTGCATCGACCTGGCCACGACGACCGCGGTGCCGCCGCCGTGCGGTGCGGGAACGCGCCCGGCGGCCGACGCCGCGACCGATCCGGCGCTCCACCGGACGATCCTGCGGGCCTGGTCCATGCAGGACTTCCCGCCCGGACAGCCCGGCCACGACCACTTCTTCGCCACCTTCGAGAAGTTCGGTGCGGTGAGCGAACCCAACCGCGGCAGGCTGCGCGCCGATGTCGCCGCGAGCGCCGTGGCGCAGAACCAGCTCTACCTGGAGTCGATGGTCACCCCCGTCGCGGCCGGCGCGCAGCGCCTCGCGGAGGCGGTCGGACACGACGACGACCTGCGGGCCCTCCACCGCAAGCTGCTCGCGGGCGGCCGGATGGACCGGCTCGTGGCCGAGGCGCGGCAGGAGGCCGACGCGGCCGACGCCCAGTTCCGCACCGCCGCCCGCTGCGAAACGCCCAGTCCCGCACCGGCCTGCGACCTGCCGGTGCGCTGGATCTCCCATGCGTACCGGGGGAGTTCACCGGAGATGGCCTTCACCCAGCTCGTCCTCGGCATGCGGCTCGCCGAGCGCGACAGGCGCTTCGTGGGCGTGAACCTCGTGCAGCCGGAGGACTGGCCCGTCTCCCTGCGCGACTACCGGCTCCACATGCGGATGACCCGCCTGCTGCACCGGATCTATCCCGGCGCGCACATCACCCTCCACGCAGGCGAACTGGCCCCCGGGCTCGTCAAGCCCGAGGAGCTGACCTTCCACATCCGCGAGGCGGTGCTCACCGGACGCGCCGAGCGCATCGGCCACGGCGTCGACCTGCGCCACGAGGACGACCGGCGGGAACTCGCCCGCACCATGGCACGCCGCGGGATCGCGGTGGAGACGCCGCTCACCAGCAATGCGCAGATCCTCGGCGTGTCGGGCGCCGAGCACCCCTTCCCCACGTACCGGCGCTTCGGCGTCCCGGTCGTCCTGGCCACCGACGACCCCGGGGTCTCGCGCACCGACATCAGCCACGAGTACGAGCGTGCCGCCGTCACCTACGGCCTGCGGTATCCGGAACTGAAGGACCTGGCGCGCGCCTCGCTGGAGTACGCCTTCCTGCCCGGCCGCAGTCTGTGGCGGCCGGGAACGGTCCGGCCGGGGGACCGGCCCGCGCTCGCCGCCCCCTGCCGGCGTGAGCTGCCGGGTGAGAGGACGCCCCGCCCGTCCTGCGCACGGCTGCTGGCGGAGAGCCCCAGGGCGGAGCTGCAGTGGCGGCTGGAGTCGGCGTTCGCGGCGTTCGAGGACGCGGGCCCTCAGGGGGTCACTGAGGCCAGTCCTTCGTGA
- a CDS encoding FAD-dependent oxidoreductase — MSKPAILTVDDDPGVSRAIARDLRRRYGDRFRVLRAPSGEEALEALREVKLRGEPLAVMIADYRMPAMNGVQFLEAAMDLFPLARRVLLTAYADTGAAIDAINVVDVDHYLLKPWSPPEEKLYPVLDMLLELWETAPDPGAAETRIVGHRWSAPSFAVREFLARNLVPYRWIAADEPEGAQLLEAAGVTAADVPLVITADGKVLLAPTETELAERVGLRTSPAADFYDVAVIGAGPAGLGAAVYAASEGLRTVLVERSATGGQAGQSSRIENYLGFPDGVSGAQLTERARRQAARFGTEILSATEVVALEAAGAGRVLRFGGGASIGAHTVVLATGVSYRRLTGANLDSFAGAGVFYGSASFEAAGCRGDDVYIVGGANSAAQAAVFFSRYASRVHLLVRGADLTHSTSHYLIQQIEAVPTIEVHPYTEVAAGDGEKHLQQLTLRDNRSGEPTTVDASWLFVFIGAEPQTQWLDGVVARDGRGFVLTGPDLPEAGSRSARWPLVRAPYHLETSVPGVFAAGDVRAESVKRVASAVGEGAMAITLVHRYLEAQ, encoded by the coding sequence ATGTCGAAGCCGGCGATTCTGACCGTCGACGACGATCCCGGTGTGTCCCGGGCCATCGCCCGTGACCTGCGGCGCCGCTACGGCGACCGGTTCCGGGTGCTTCGCGCCCCCTCGGGCGAGGAGGCCCTCGAAGCCCTGCGCGAGGTCAAGCTGCGCGGCGAGCCGCTCGCCGTGATGATCGCCGACTACCGCATGCCCGCGATGAACGGCGTGCAGTTCCTCGAAGCGGCGATGGACCTCTTCCCCCTGGCCCGCCGTGTGCTGCTGACCGCGTACGCCGACACCGGGGCGGCCATCGACGCGATCAACGTCGTGGACGTCGACCACTACCTCCTCAAACCGTGGAGCCCTCCGGAGGAGAAGCTCTACCCCGTCCTGGACATGCTGCTGGAGCTCTGGGAGACGGCGCCCGACCCGGGGGCCGCCGAGACGCGGATCGTCGGGCACCGCTGGTCGGCCCCCTCGTTCGCCGTACGGGAGTTCCTCGCGCGCAATCTCGTCCCGTACCGGTGGATCGCCGCCGACGAGCCCGAGGGGGCCCAGCTGCTGGAGGCGGCAGGCGTCACCGCCGCCGACGTACCCCTGGTGATCACGGCCGACGGCAAGGTGCTCCTCGCCCCCACCGAGACGGAGCTCGCGGAGCGGGTCGGCCTGCGGACCAGCCCGGCCGCCGACTTCTACGACGTCGCCGTCATCGGCGCCGGCCCCGCCGGGCTCGGGGCGGCCGTGTACGCCGCGTCCGAGGGCCTGCGCACGGTCCTCGTCGAGCGCAGCGCGACCGGCGGACAGGCGGGACAGAGCAGCCGTATCGAGAACTACCTGGGCTTTCCCGACGGTGTCTCCGGAGCCCAGCTGACCGAACGGGCCCGGCGGCAGGCAGCCCGCTTCGGCACCGAGATCCTCAGCGCGACCGAGGTGGTGGCGCTGGAGGCGGCGGGGGCGGGGCGCGTGCTGCGGTTCGGCGGCGGCGCCTCGATCGGCGCGCACACCGTCGTCCTCGCCACCGGGGTCTCCTACCGCAGGCTCACGGGGGCGAACCTGGACTCCTTCGCGGGCGCCGGGGTCTTCTACGGCTCGGCGTCCTTCGAGGCGGCCGGCTGCCGGGGCGACGACGTGTACATCGTCGGAGGCGCCAACTCCGCCGCCCAGGCCGCCGTCTTCTTCTCCCGCTACGCCTCGCGCGTCCATCTGCTGGTCCGCGGGGCCGACCTCACCCACTCGACGTCCCACTACCTGATCCAGCAGATCGAGGCCGTCCCCACCATCGAGGTCCATCCGTACACGGAAGTGGCGGCGGGCGACGGCGAGAAGCACCTGCAGCAGCTGACGCTGCGCGACAACCGCAGCGGTGAGCCGACGACGGTCGACGCGTCCTGGCTGTTCGTGTTCATCGGGGCGGAGCCGCAGACCCAGTGGCTGGACGGGGTGGTCGCGAGGGACGGGCGCGGCTTCGTCCTCACCGGCCCGGACCTGCCGGAGGCGGGATCGCGCTCCGCCCGGTGGCCGCTGGTGCGCGCCCCGTACCACCTGGAGACCAGCGTGCCCGGGGTCTTCGCCGCAGGGGACGTGCGCGCCGAGTCGGTCAAGCGGGTCGCGTCCGCGGTGGGCGAGGGCGCCATGGCGATCACCCTGGTGCACCGCTATCTGGAGGCGCAATGA
- a CDS encoding DoxX family protein, whose product MDVLVLIGRILFVLVFLPSGVQHLVQSKAMGGYAASKGIPAPVAATVLSGLVLIAGGLSVLLGIWADLGALLLAAFLFPTAVLMHDFWKETDPGARQTETIMFLKDVGLGGAALMLLAFFSYAGHDLGLTLTGPLFHIG is encoded by the coding sequence ATGGATGTCCTGGTGCTGATCGGACGGATCCTGTTCGTGCTGGTGTTCCTGCCCTCGGGCGTCCAGCACCTCGTCCAGAGCAAGGCGATGGGGGGATACGCGGCCTCGAAGGGCATCCCCGCCCCCGTCGCGGCGACCGTCCTGAGCGGCCTGGTGCTCATCGCCGGCGGGCTGAGCGTGCTGCTCGGCATCTGGGCCGACCTGGGCGCGCTGCTGCTCGCCGCCTTCCTCTTCCCGACCGCCGTCCTGATGCACGACTTCTGGAAGGAGACCGACCCGGGGGCCCGCCAGACGGAGACGATCATGTTCCTGAAGGACGTGGGGCTCGGCGGCGCTGCCCTGATGCTGCTCGCGTTCTTCTCGTACGCGGGCCACGACCTCGGCCTGACGCTCACCGGTCCGCTCTTCCACATCGGCTGA
- a CDS encoding DUF309 domain-containing protein produces the protein MDSTPRDRDAEGRARSARPRDGLGRPLPYGEEGVARQPEGVVRSPDETLVEAQRLLDSGMPFHAHEVLEDAWKSGPDEERGLWRGLAQLAVGLTHAARGNATGGAALLSRGAESIAPYAAERPYGIDADGLTRWAGELAGELRREGAAVPAADRAPRLRARTSPPGLNQGDGGG, from the coding sequence GTGGACAGCACGCCGAGGGACCGTGACGCCGAGGGACGGGCGCGCAGTGCGCGCCCGCGTGACGGGCTCGGGCGCCCCCTTCCGTACGGGGAGGAGGGCGTGGCCCGGCAGCCCGAGGGTGTGGTGCGTTCGCCCGACGAGACTCTGGTGGAGGCGCAGCGGCTGCTCGACTCCGGTATGCCCTTCCACGCGCACGAGGTGCTGGAGGACGCCTGGAAGTCCGGTCCGGACGAGGAACGCGGCCTGTGGCGGGGGCTGGCGCAGCTCGCGGTGGGGCTGACGCACGCCGCCCGGGGCAACGCGACGGGCGGTGCGGCGCTGCTGTCGCGCGGCGCGGAGTCGATCGCACCGTACGCGGCGGAGCGGCCGTACGGCATCGACGCCGACGGGCTGACCCGGTGGGCGGGCGAGCTGGCCGGGGAGCTGCGACGGGAGGGCGCGGCGGTTCCGGCGGCGGACCGGGCGCCGCGGCTGCGGGCCCGGACATCACCCCCAGGGCTGAATCAGGGCGATGGCGGCGGCTGA
- a CDS encoding DUF1876 domain-containing protein translates to MTRTVEWQVGLVLVEEDGTTRAQAVLDTGATTYTGHGVARCNPQDVDVPEIGDELAASRAMKDLATQLMRVANRELESIGAGPEGGVPYGWPEAAT, encoded by the coding sequence ATGACGCGGACGGTGGAGTGGCAGGTCGGCCTGGTGCTCGTCGAGGAGGACGGCACCACGCGGGCGCAGGCGGTCCTGGACACCGGTGCCACGACCTACACGGGGCACGGGGTCGCCCGATGCAACCCGCAGGACGTCGACGTCCCCGAGATCGGTGACGAACTCGCCGCGAGCCGCGCGATGAAGGACCTCGCGACCCAGCTGATGCGTGTGGCCAACCGCGAGCTGGAGAGCATCGGGGCGGGGCCCGAGGGCGGGGTGCCGTACGGCTGGCCCGAGGCCGCGACGTAG
- a CDS encoding UBP-type zinc finger domain-containing protein, which yields MARERIPGINPAARPSGDGCTECLASEGTGWWFHLRRCAECGHIGCCDSSPGQHATRHANESGHPFLTSFEPGENWFWNTRTEEYLEGGPDLAEPQSHPLSQPVPGPAGAVPADWERLLH from the coding sequence ATGGCACGTGAACGGATCCCCGGGATCAACCCGGCCGCACGGCCCAGCGGCGACGGCTGCACGGAATGCCTCGCGAGCGAGGGAACGGGCTGGTGGTTTCACCTGAGGCGGTGCGCCGAGTGCGGTCACATCGGCTGCTGCGACTCCTCGCCGGGGCAGCACGCCACGCGGCATGCCAACGAGTCGGGCCACCCGTTCCTCACCAGTTTCGAGCCCGGCGAGAACTGGTTCTGGAACACGCGCACGGAGGAGTACCTCGAAGGCGGCCCGGACCTCGCCGAGCCGCAGTCCCATCCGCTCTCGCAGCCGGTGCCCGGACCTGCGGGCGCCGTCCCCGCCGACTGGGAGCGGCTGCTGCACTGA
- a CDS encoding helix-turn-helix transcriptional regulator — protein MANEDLGRTLRRLRRLAALTQEELAERSGVSVDVIRQLEQRRKHSARLPTLHALANGLGVELTTLLGDPPAVSSTGENDGPRFVAVRRAIMPALWGPEPEPPGPGFSLERLREQIADGWTQYHAAEFDTVMKALPDLIADARTATASGDDDDRRAGFAALGKALQLAGHVAVRMGKTDLALTSLERAIDAAGQSSDPLLLPMIVNSTAWTYQRQGRLEDALSIALRVADDLATAGRVETADGLKVWGALTMSAATSAARSGDYERAATMMETAEKEAARVSKMPEGGDNRMVSVFSPSSVRIERVRLAVQYGHPQDALTLAKGMRLSKDTPPSWRTWLLLDVARAHTDIGDAAGAVKTLESLRRVAPTWMQHHTLAVAIVRDLWALPNHPSGLRPLAEFLGVSE, from the coding sequence GTGGCGAACGAAGACCTGGGGCGGACCCTGCGGCGCTTGCGCCGTCTGGCAGCCCTGACGCAGGAAGAGCTGGCCGAGCGTTCCGGCGTGTCAGTTGATGTGATCCGCCAGCTCGAACAACGGCGTAAGCACTCGGCACGCCTCCCCACGCTGCACGCACTGGCGAACGGTCTCGGCGTGGAGCTGACCACGCTTCTCGGTGATCCGCCTGCGGTCTCCTCGACAGGCGAGAACGACGGACCGCGCTTCGTGGCCGTGCGCCGCGCCATCATGCCCGCGCTCTGGGGGCCGGAGCCGGAGCCACCAGGGCCTGGCTTCTCGTTGGAACGTCTGCGCGAGCAGATCGCGGACGGTTGGACGCAGTACCACGCCGCTGAGTTCGACACGGTGATGAAGGCACTGCCGGACTTGATCGCGGACGCGCGCACCGCCACGGCCTCGGGTGACGACGACGACCGCAGGGCCGGTTTCGCAGCCCTGGGCAAGGCACTTCAGCTCGCCGGACACGTCGCCGTGCGCATGGGCAAGACGGACCTGGCCCTGACGAGTCTGGAGCGCGCGATAGACGCTGCAGGACAGTCCTCTGACCCGCTGCTTCTGCCGATGATCGTCAACTCCACAGCGTGGACGTACCAGCGGCAGGGTCGGCTGGAGGACGCGTTGAGCATCGCGCTTCGAGTCGCCGACGACCTGGCGACCGCAGGCCGAGTCGAGACTGCCGATGGCCTGAAGGTGTGGGGCGCGTTGACGATGAGCGCCGCCACCTCGGCCGCGAGGAGCGGCGACTACGAGCGCGCGGCGACAATGATGGAGACGGCGGAGAAGGAAGCCGCCCGAGTCTCGAAGATGCCCGAGGGCGGCGACAACCGCATGGTCAGCGTCTTCAGCCCATCATCGGTCCGTATCGAACGTGTCCGGCTCGCTGTTCAGTACGGGCACCCGCAGGACGCCTTGACGCTGGCCAAGGGTATGAGGCTGAGCAAGGACACTCCGCCGTCGTGGCGGACGTGGCTTCTGCTGGACGTGGCCCGAGCCCACACGGACATCGGGGATGCTGCCGGGGCGGTGAAGACCCTGGAGTCCCTGCGCCGGGTGGCGCCGACGTGGATGCAGCACCACACGTTGGCAGTGGCGATCGTGCGCGACCTGTGGGCACTCCCCAATCACCCATCGGGACTCAGGCCGTTGGCGGAGTTCCTGGGAGTCAGCGAATAG
- a CDS encoding NAD(+)/NADH kinase, with translation MSVARVGLVVHEGRPEALAAARVVRDWCETHDVRCTDIDVWRRGEQRHGAQEELDAAGDPDLIVTLGGDGTFLRGARLAAQNDALVLGVDLGRVGFLTEVPVQDVRLALDAVHEERVTAEHRMLLAMRASCPLELPEDMEALMRYGRGPLLPPPCVRPECKTGGGWGIALDATALNDVVLEKLTRDHQVSVGVYLAGRLLAAYSADALMVATPTGSTAYSFAAGGPVISPRAEALVFTPVAPHMAFNRSVVAAPDEPIALRLLERSGLAAVSLDGQLRGVLRPGEWIGVYAAPRPLRAVRLGPTDFYGRLRERMRLTDAPAAAADGEAAPLWPLSTPAPPDLEHLSLPPLRTDAYPLR, from the coding sequence ATGTCAGTGGCACGAGTCGGACTCGTCGTCCACGAAGGGCGTCCGGAAGCCCTCGCAGCGGCCCGTGTGGTGCGGGACTGGTGCGAGACCCACGACGTCCGCTGCACGGACATCGACGTGTGGCGCAGGGGCGAGCAGCGCCACGGGGCCCAGGAGGAGCTCGACGCCGCGGGCGACCCCGACCTCATCGTCACCCTGGGAGGGGACGGCACGTTCCTGCGCGGCGCCCGCCTGGCCGCCCAGAACGACGCCCTCGTGCTCGGCGTCGACCTCGGCCGCGTGGGCTTCCTGACCGAAGTGCCCGTCCAGGACGTGCGCCTGGCACTGGACGCCGTCCACGAGGAACGCGTCACCGCGGAGCACCGCATGCTCCTCGCCATGCGCGCCTCCTGCCCCCTGGAGCTGCCCGAGGACATGGAAGCCCTGATGCGCTACGGCCGCGGCCCGCTCCTGCCGCCGCCCTGCGTCCGCCCGGAATGCAAGACGGGCGGGGGCTGGGGCATCGCCCTGGACGCGACCGCGCTCAACGACGTCGTCCTGGAGAAGCTGACGCGGGACCACCAGGTGTCGGTCGGCGTCTACCTCGCAGGCCGGCTCCTGGCCGCGTACTCCGCCGACGCGCTCATGGTGGCCACCCCCACCGGCTCGACCGCCTACAGCTTCGCCGCCGGCGGACCGGTCATCTCGCCGCGCGCCGAGGCGCTGGTCTTCACGCCCGTCGCCCCCCACATGGCCTTCAACCGCTCCGTCGTCGCCGCCCCCGACGAACCCATCGCCCTGCGCCTCCTGGAACGCTCGGGCCTCGCGGCGGTGAGCCTCGACGGCCAGCTGCGCGGCGTCCTGCGGCCCGGTGAGTGGATCGGCGTCTACGCGGCACCGCGCCCGCTGCGCGCCGTCAGGCTCGGGCCCACGGACTTCTACGGGCGCCTGCGCGAGCGCATGCGTCTGACCGACGCCCCGGCCGCAGCCGCCGACGGGGAGGCCGCACCCCTGTGGCCGCTGTCCACCCCTGCGCCGCCCGATCTGGAGCACCTCAGCCTGCCGCCGCTGCGGACAGACGCGTATCCGCTGCGGTAG
- a CDS encoding ATP-binding protein translates to MTTPEVTPVQRLGPDELRTLFLFEALDDDQLSWLAECGRVESRKASEAVYSQGENATCFFVLLSGTIILSRRLHGDDIELTRTDQRGAYGGASQAYLGDRVDQVYSSTMLAVTDVELFVLPAVKFATAVRTWFPMALHLLEGLFLGTQASNIIIGERERLVALGSLTAGLTHELNNPAAAAVRATQTLRDRVTGMRHKLALVADGRVDGTRLHQLVEMQDAAVRRAADALQLSAIESADAEDELGEWLEEAGLDRAWDIAPVLVAGGIDAAWLADATDGLSDDNRRAAIGWLMYTVDTEMLMGEIEDAVRRISGLVDAARQYSQLDRTAQQPVDIHELLDATLVILRAKFPADVRVVKEYDPGLPPVPAYGAELNQVWTNLIDNALSAMDGSGTLTLATSHDDCHAYVEIRDTGTGIDPDVRPRIFEPFFTTKPVGQGTGLGLDISYRIVVNKHGGDIRVESHPGDTRFRVSLPFAPREATGDQ, encoded by the coding sequence ATGACCACCCCCGAGGTCACACCGGTCCAGCGGCTCGGCCCGGACGAACTGCGCACCCTCTTCCTCTTCGAGGCGCTCGACGACGACCAGTTGTCCTGGCTGGCCGAATGCGGGCGCGTCGAGTCGCGCAAGGCATCGGAGGCGGTCTACTCGCAGGGCGAGAACGCGACGTGCTTCTTCGTCCTGCTCAGCGGCACCATCATCCTCAGCCGCCGGCTCCACGGCGACGACATCGAGCTGACCCGCACCGACCAGCGGGGCGCCTACGGGGGCGCGTCGCAGGCGTATCTGGGAGACCGCGTCGACCAGGTGTACTCCAGCACGATGCTCGCGGTCACCGACGTCGAGCTGTTCGTGCTGCCCGCGGTGAAGTTCGCCACCGCCGTACGGACCTGGTTCCCGATGGCGCTGCACCTGCTCGAAGGGCTGTTCCTGGGGACGCAGGCGAGTAACATCATCATCGGCGAGCGCGAGCGGCTCGTCGCCCTCGGCTCACTGACCGCGGGACTGACCCACGAGCTGAACAACCCCGCGGCCGCCGCGGTACGCGCCACGCAGACGCTGCGCGACCGCGTGACCGGAATGCGGCACAAGCTCGCGCTCGTCGCGGACGGCCGCGTGGACGGCACCCGGCTGCACCAACTCGTCGAGATGCAGGACGCCGCGGTGCGGCGGGCCGCCGACGCACTCCAGCTGTCGGCGATCGAGAGCGCCGACGCCGAGGACGAACTCGGCGAGTGGCTGGAGGAGGCGGGTCTCGACCGGGCCTGGGACATCGCTCCCGTCCTGGTCGCGGGCGGTATCGACGCCGCGTGGCTGGCCGACGCCACGGACGGGCTCTCCGATGACAACCGCCGGGCCGCGATCGGCTGGCTGATGTACACCGTGGACACCGAGATGCTCATGGGCGAGATCGAGGACGCGGTCCGGCGCATCTCCGGACTGGTCGACGCCGCCCGCCAGTACTCCCAGCTCGACCGCACCGCCCAGCAGCCCGTCGACATCCACGAACTCCTCGACGCCACCCTCGTCATCCTCCGCGCCAAGTTCCCCGCGGACGTGCGTGTCGTCAAGGAGTACGACCCCGGCCTGCCGCCCGTCCCCGCCTACGGCGCCGAACTCAACCAGGTGTGGACCAACCTCATCGACAACGCGCTGTCCGCGATGGACGGCAGCGGCACCCTGACCCTCGCCACCTCGCACGACGACTGCCACGCGTACGTGGAGATCAGGGACACCGGAACCGGCATCGATCCCGACGTCCGGCCCCGCATCTTCGAGCCGTTCTTCACCACCAAGCCGGTCGGCCAGGGCACCGGCCTGGGCCTGGACATCTCGTACCGGATCGTCGTGAACAAGCACGGCGGCGACATCCGCGTCGAGTCCCACCCCGGCGACACACGGTTCCGCGTCTCGCTCCCGTTCGCTCCCAGGGAGGCGACTGGCGATCAGTAG
- a CDS encoding DUF4190 domain-containing protein yields the protein MTMPAPPGDQNPVDQNPVDQESAAQDPWSPRPSDPAAAPHWPSHPMPAPQPHNGMGVTALVLGIVGVVLGLVVVLFWMSWLPALLAVVFGLVGLSHARKGLATNRAMALAGVALGVAGLLFAVGGGVFAVLTVKQVAEDARAEADAVEASASAEAEREKAEEKARHLSFGEAYTFGNGLKVSVAKPQPFVPDDFVLGHAKGNKAVEVTVTVVNTGKERLSVETGLPNVNDANGASTELVIDGSGRQKVITGYVLPGKQAIGKYAFSLPPDAADSIEVEFSPDAERWADAYWSGPN from the coding sequence ATGACCATGCCCGCTCCGCCCGGCGATCAGAATCCTGTGGACCAGAATCCTGTGGACCAGGAGTCGGCCGCCCAGGATCCGTGGAGTCCCCGGCCGTCGGACCCGGCCGCCGCTCCGCACTGGCCGTCGCACCCGATGCCGGCGCCGCAGCCCCACAACGGCATGGGTGTCACGGCCCTGGTGCTCGGCATCGTCGGCGTGGTCCTGGGTCTGGTCGTCGTCCTGTTCTGGATGTCCTGGCTGCCCGCCCTGCTGGCCGTGGTCTTCGGCCTCGTCGGACTGAGCCACGCGCGCAAGGGGCTGGCCACCAACAGGGCGATGGCACTGGCCGGTGTGGCCTTGGGCGTGGCCGGTCTGCTCTTCGCCGTCGGCGGTGGGGTGTTCGCGGTGCTGACGGTGAAGCAGGTCGCCGAGGACGCTCGTGCCGAGGCCGACGCGGTGGAGGCGTCGGCGTCCGCGGAGGCCGAGAGGGAGAAGGCGGAGGAGAAGGCCCGGCACCTGTCGTTCGGTGAGGCGTACACGTTCGGGAACGGTCTGAAGGTCTCGGTGGCCAAGCCTCAGCCGTTCGTCCCGGACGACTTCGTACTCGGCCACGCGAAGGGGAACAAGGCCGTCGAGGTGACGGTCACCGTCGTCAACACCGGCAAGGAGCGGCTGTCGGTCGAGACGGGCCTGCCGAACGTCAACGACGCCAACGGGGCTTCCACGGAACTGGTGATCGACGGAAGCGGACGCCAGAAGGTCATCACCGGCTACGTCCTCCCCGGCAAGCAGGCCATCGGCAAGTACGCCTTCTCGCTGCCGCCCGACGCGGCGGACAGCATCGAGGTCGAGTTCAGCCCCGACGCGGAGCGATGGGCGGACGCCTACTGGTCCGGACCGAACTGA
- a CDS encoding ATP-binding protein, with product MPQPTTQARPTGCPGYSETLPREPESAAAARRLVRVALVVWGLDDLADDGALIVSELVSNAVRHARRESIRLTIDRPGAVQVCIGVVDFSKVPPAPRTSGDEDEGGRGLALVNELADRWGTELLPWGKRVWAELHGGGGA from the coding sequence ATGCCGCAACCTACAACGCAGGCGCGTCCTACCGGCTGTCCCGGGTACAGCGAGACCCTGCCGCGTGAGCCGGAGAGCGCCGCCGCCGCGCGCCGCTTAGTGCGCGTCGCGCTCGTCGTCTGGGGTCTGGACGACCTGGCCGACGACGGTGCTCTCATCGTCTCCGAGCTTGTGTCCAACGCCGTCCGGCACGCTCGGAGGGAATCCATCCGGCTCACCATCGATCGGCCCGGGGCGGTCCAGGTCTGCATCGGTGTTGTGGACTTCTCGAAGGTGCCCCCTGCGCCCAGAACGTCGGGCGACGAGGACGAGGGCGGGCGTGGCCTCGCGCTCGTGAATGAGCTGGCCGATCGCTGGGGCACCGAACTGCTGCCATGGGGTAAACGGGTGTGGGCGGAGCTGCATGGCGGTGGGGGAGCGTGA
- a CDS encoding Crp/Fnr family transcriptional regulator — MSNSSIRMTAALSAEHRARLLEIADDVKFAEGDHVFEEGHRAERFWIIRSGTVTLHMPIPGRRPAVIENLGFGELVGWSWLFPPYVWQLGAEAMTPVRAQEFDALTVRMMMDADPRFGSAIGQWVGRVLAHRLHATRIRLLDLYAPYGSGFTI, encoded by the coding sequence ATGAGCAACTCTTCCATCCGTATGACTGCCGCCCTGTCGGCCGAGCACCGTGCCCGGCTGCTGGAGATCGCCGACGACGTCAAGTTCGCCGAGGGGGACCACGTCTTCGAGGAGGGCCATCGGGCCGAACGCTTCTGGATCATCAGGTCCGGCACGGTCACCCTGCACATGCCGATACCGGGGCGGCGTCCCGCCGTGATCGAGAACCTCGGCTTCGGTGAACTCGTGGGCTGGTCATGGCTGTTCCCGCCCTATGTGTGGCAACTGGGCGCGGAGGCGATGACGCCCGTCCGTGCGCAGGAGTTCGACGCGCTGACCGTCCGCATGATGATGGACGCCGATCCGCGGTTCGGTTCGGCGATCGGGCAGTGGGTCGGCAGGGTGCTCGCTCACCGGCTGCACGCGACGCGCATCCGCCTGCTGGACCTGTACGCCCCGTACGGCAGCGGCTTCACGATCTGA